Genomic DNA from Sebaldella sp. S0638:
TAATTTATTTTATTAAGAATTTAAAAAAAGAAAATATTAAATATAAGTTACAGATATTTTATCATAAACTGCAATAATTGTGTAGCAATGAGTTTTAAAAAATAAAACTCAACATTTTTATTTAATAATTATCAATTAAATTTATATTATATAAAAAAGCTTGACTTGGAGTTCACTCAAAGTGATATAGTGATAATATAAAGCCTGTTCATAAAACTTTATCTCTGTGCAAAATCTTTCAAACACCGCCGTTCTGCTGCTTTGCAGAAATAAAATATACTTACTGTCATTGTACAATTTAAAAAATAGAAAATAAGAAAGGCAGGTAATAAATGGATAAAAAAATTTTAATAGCGTACTACTCTTATTCTGGTAATACAGGTGAAATCGCATCATTTATACAAAAGCATACAGAAGGAACGCTTTTTGAGATAATTCCTGTTATTCCATATCCGCTTGGCTATAACGAAACAGTAAAGCTGACAAAACTTGAAATTAAGGCTGGAATAAAACCGGAATTAAAAACAAAAATAAATAATGTCGAATCATATGATACTATATTTATAGGTTCGCCAAACTGGTGGAGTACAATAGCTCCGCCCATTGCTTCCTTTTTATCAGAATATGATCTTTCCGGTAAAATCATAATTCCCTTTTGTACACACGGCGGCGGCGGACATGGTTCAATATTCAGGGATATTGCCTTATTATGCCCTCATTCGGATATTCTGAACGGTTTTGAAGTTTTCGGCAAAGGAAACAGCACTGGTTCTGATAAAATTTTATCCTGGCTGAATGAAATTGGAATTAATTAAAATCTTATGTTAAAATGTATAATAATTATCATTTACAAAAAATACAAATAAAATATTAGAAAGCGGGGAATTGTATATGGAATATGTAAAACTTGGAAATACCGGTCTGGATGTATCTCGTCTCTGCCTTGGCTGTATGAGTTTTGGAGATTCTGAAGCATGGGTTCATAAATGGCTGCTTAATGAAGAAGACAGCCGTCCTATTATAAAAAAAGCACTTGATCTCGGCATTAATTTCTTTGATACTGCGAATGTCTACTCTCTTGGAAAAAGTGAAGAGATACTCGGACGTGCCTTAAAGGATTATGCTAATCGTGATGAAATAGTTATTGCTACAAAGATACACGGGAAAATGCATGATGGTCCCAATGGTTCAGGACTTTCGAGAAAAGCTGTTATGAGCGAAATTGATAAAAGCCTGAAACGTCTTGGTACTGATTATGTTGATCTTTATATTATACACAGATGGGATTATAATACTCCTATTGAAGAAACAATGGAAGCGCTTCATGATATTGTGAAAGCAGGAAAAGTAAGATATATCGGTGCTTCTGCCATGTATGCGTGGCAGTTTCAGAAAGCTCTTCATGTGGCTGAAAAAAACGGGTGGACACGTTTCGTATCTATGCAGAATCACCTGAATCTTATATACCGTGAAGAAGAGAGAGAAATGATTCCGCTTTGCAAAGAAGAAAAGATCGCTCTCACTCCTTACAGTCCCCTTGCTTCCGGAAGGCTTACACGTGATTTATCAGAAGCAACAAAACGTTCTGAAACTGATCAGATTGCCATAAGCAAGTATGGTTCTACCGAAGATGCAGACCGCCTGATAATCGAACGTCTTGCAGCTGTAGCAGAAAGACGCGGCGTTCCGCGTATTCATGTTGCTCTGGCATGGCTGCTGCAAAAAGAGCCGGTAACTATACCTATTATAGGAGCAACAAAATTTTCTCATCTTGAAGATGCAATTCCTGCTTTATCCCTGAAACTGGAGCCGGAAGAAATTGCATTTATGGAAGAACCTTATATTCCGCACAAAGTAATAGGTGCTGTTTAATTTTTACTGTTTTTAAATTTTGGGAAACTCTCCGGATTGAATACCGGGCAGTTTCCCTTTTTATATTTATAAAACATAAAAAAAGAGCTTTCTACATATAATAAAAAGCCCTTTATATAATTACTTAATATCTTTTTGCTACAACACTCTTTTTTATATCCCTCTGCATTCTGGATATACTTTTTTCTATCATTTCCATTCTTTCTTTCTGCAGTTTTATTCTTTCTTTTTTTTCTTTATCCAGTTTTATACTTCTTTTGCTTCTGATGATATATCCTAAAATCAGTAGAATCGAGAATAAAGCTGCTGAACGGTAAATGATTCTGGCGGCTTCCTTTCATATGTAAGACTCTTTCCAATACTTGTATTCCTTATTTTCCGGAATCTTTTCATTTTTTACATCTACCGCTATTTTATAATTTTCTATTACTGACAAACTTTTCTCTACTGTGTTAGATGAAAAAGGATTCTCAACATTTGTATAATATAGATTTTTTATTTCGGGATATACATCATTAATTTTTTTTACATAATTTCTGGTTTCTTTTATTCTTCTCCACGCATCATTCCGTAATCTCCCGCATCCTGCGTTATAGCATACAAGTGTTTTAGTGATATCCTGTGTATTATCATAGTCTCTTTTCAAATGTTTTACTCCGCCTTTTATATTTCCTTTTACGGTATTATCTACGTTGAATTCGTCAAAATTCTCCGGCATTAACTGCATTAATCCCTTTGCTCCCGCTGTAGATACCGTGGAATGGCGAAAATTACTTTCTGTTTTCATGACAGAGAATACAAGTATCGGGTCAAAGTCGTATTCAGTGGTAAACTGAACCACATTTTTATAAATATCTCTGGCCTCTTTTTCTGATAATCTGGAATTATTTTTTTTCATATAGGTGATCATTTCGTTTTCCCCTGAAAAACTGAAAAAACTTATAAAAAACAGAATCAGAATTCTTTTTGTCATAGTCTTCTCCTTATTTTTTTAGTTTATGTCACTAATTTTTATATCATACCTCTCTCTCCATATCCTAAGTATTGTATTCATAAATTGATTTTATATTTGATGTTTCAAAACTTTACTTCATTGGTTATTTAATTTATTTTTTATTTTCAGCCAAAAAAGTAAATTTTTATATATTATACCTTATGTTCTAAAAAATGTAAATACAAACATATTGATTCCGTCTCTAAGTCACGGATATACATATTTAGAAATAAAAAAACTGTACCAAGCCTGACTTGATACAGCTTATATAAATTATTCATCTGTTATTTTACTTGCTTTATTACCGGCGGGTACCATGTCTGGTTTAATACATCCTGTTTTGGAACATATAAACGTAGAGTAAGCGCGAATCCTTTTCCGCTTGCTGACGGCAGCCAGTTTGATTCCGGAACTCCTTTTGGCTGTGTCGGTGCAATCCAGATAGTTAATGATCCGTCTTTATTTGTTTTAACTCCTGTTACATTATTTATTCCGTATTTATTTATAGGATTCTGAACAAGACGATAGTCAGGTGTTCCATATAGAGTTACTGACCAAAAAGCATCTACTTCTGACTCTGGAAGTGCTCCTTTAGGAAATGTAATCTGATAAGTATTGCTTCCGTTTAACGGCTGCTTTGTTGTCCCTTCTTCCACTCCTACAAAGTATATTGCTTCTTTGGCTGTATTACCCCATAGTCCTGCATAGTTCACTATATCACGTGCGATATAATCATCACCGAAATTTCCCATGACATAAGATACTATCCATCCGTTCTTTTCACTTCCGCTTCCCTTTTTTGTCATTTCCAAAAATTCAGGAATAATTTTAGTATCTACAATATCGCTGACATATTTTTTTGCTTCTGCGGAACTCTGCATATACCCTGAAATATTTTTTACTGTTTTTTGATACTGAGCTGCACTTGGCATAACATCAGGATATGATGCCAGTACCTTATCCACATTTAAAAATATGTCTGATCCTATAGGTTTCGCATTGGTAAAATTAGTTATAGCCAGAGGAGGATCTATCTTTATTCCTTCCGGCACATCCAAAGTAAACTCTTTCTGTAATTTTTCAGCTTCTTCGGGTGTTTTCTGCAGCTCTACACGAGCCAGCACCTTAACTTTATTGAACGGAATCTCTATCTTTTGTGCATCTTTCGGTACATTTTTAGGATTTGACCCTTTTAGTACAAAGGCAAATTTCCCATACGGATGATTTGGATAATTTCTTTCGTTAATATTTGTTACTACTTCTCCCCAACCGTTTAAAACCTGTACAGTATAGTAACGTCCTTTTATTTCCGGTACATTCATTATTACCGCATGATCTTTATCTACTGCTATCCATGACTCCAAATACGCTACATCCATGTTAGGATTAACAAATTCTGCTGAACCGAGAGGATTATACTTTATTTTGTTATATCCTACTTTTTCAACATTAATATCCTGATTTTCCTGTCTGATTACTATATATCTCCCTATCATATACAAATAGCCGTCTTTTATTTCCTGCTCACTAGGTTTTACAGCAGCAAACCCGGGAATTGTGATTAAAAGCATTAATATCATCAGAAAAACTTTCCAGATATTATTTACAGCAAATTTTTGTTTCTTAATCATATTAACTGTCATAAATACTCTCCTTTGTAATAGTTTACTTAACCTGCTTTATTATACTTCTTTTTTACCTATTATTCAATTAGAGTTTTATTTGATTTTTTTATTATATTTAAATATATTCGTTTTCTTTGAAGAATAACTGTAATATTTCAATTTTTTCTTCAAGTATTAATATTCTAAAAGATTTTTGCTTTGGAAAAAGGAGAAAAATACCCAAAGCATCTTTCTCCTTTATTTTAATTATATATTTTTATTTTACACTTTCAAATCAGAAATTAAAACACTGCTTTTAGAACAAGTCCTGCTCTGTAATCATTCTGTTTGTCGTTTCCTGCTTTATATTCTCCTGTTAAGAATATTCCGTATCTGTCTTCTACTTCTACTCCGATACTTGCTCCTCCTCTGAAAGCTCCTTTTTCTTCGTCAGGCTTTGCCAATTTATGATATCCGTCTTCTATTGCTACCAGCCTTGCCTTTTCTCTTTCATTCAGATTTGCCAGCTCATATTCATATCCAAGATCGAGAGCTCCTTTTAGTTTCCATGCATTTAAGTTCCCTAAAGGTATTGATGTCTTTAATTCTACCCCCAATTTAGGTTTTACGCTCCATGCATCATTTCCTTCCACTTCCAGTTTCTCAAGCCCTTTTTCTTCAAAGTCCGGTCTTGTCACATACATTGCCCTAAGTCCGCCGTATGGTGTAATACTTGTATTTTTACCTATGTTCAGCTCTTTACCGAGTATATTATTACTTGTTATGCTGTATGTTTCATATGAACCGTTCAGTTCTGATCTTCCATATGGTGAAGGCCAGTTTATATTTCTGTCTATATTATGGAAACTCACTCTTCCTGTAAGGTCATTTCTTAATACCCAGCCGTTTGACTTATATTTATTATGTCCGCCTATCTGCAGTGTATCCACAAGTTCTTCACTGTTCATACCGTCTTTGAATTCAAAATCTGTATGCATATACCCAAGTGAATATCCGAATGTATGTTTATAAGTTCTTTCTACTTCTCTCAGAGCAAGCACTCCCGCCATTTCATAGTCATAACCTGTTACTCCCTGTGTATCTTCCGTAGTTTTCCCTTTTGCTGCTATTACATTCACTTTCATATTTTCTTTAGTATTATTATGAGAATTCTGAAGAAGGCTCAGTGAATTTTCAAATGCTCTTGCTATGTCGTCTTCTCTTTCATTTATATTCGCATAAATATTTCCGCCGAGACTTTCCATTATCGTCTTGAAGTCATTCCCGTTTTTTATTCTGTCTATTTTATCAAATATATTTCCTGCATCTCCTGTTGATCCTGCATATTTTTCATCCATTGCAGAACCAAATTCTTCATACCATTCACCTTCCATCAGATCCTTATATGCTATCTTTTTCATCCAGATATCTACATTTCCGTCTGCATTAGTCACAGGTATTGCGTCCCATGTATAAGATTCACTGTATACACTTGCTATTCCTGATGTTACACCTGCACTTGATGTTCCCGGCATAAATACATTTTCAAGTTTATATGTGAGCGCATTTGTTCCTTCTGTAAAGTCTGATGTTACTGTTACATCTTTTACATTAAAGCTGTCTGCCTGATACTTTACTGCATTTGATATCAGAATTACATTTTCAAGGTCTAAAAGATCATATCCTGATGATACTTTTTCTGCATGTGTCAGTTCTCTTATTGAGTCTGGATCTACTTTTACTTTTACTACTCCGTCATACGGCACTTCAAAGTTTCCTTCTACTTTTATTATTCCGGAATTTATTATCTGCGGCGCTTCATAAATCGGCACCGAAGCCAGTGAAGGCAATGTTATCGAACTATCTGACAGTGAACCGGCACTTATATTAGATGAACTTGTACCGTCAGCTAATATTCCCAGACTTCCGGAACCTAGTATCAATGTTGCTCCCGAGTGGTTTATGAACGTCGATTTATCTTTTAATACTACTGCTACTGAATTAGTTCCCGATACATCTATTGTATTATAGTTATTTACCACTGAGTTACTTTCGGCAAGTACCGCAATACTTTCATTACCATTTACCTTTATAGTTCCGTGGTTATCCAGAATTCCGCCTTTATTTATTGCCACCCCTATTACACTGTTACCTGCCAGGTCTATTAAACCATTATTTACTACACGGCTGTTCTTACCTACTTCTGAGAATATTCCTATTGCCTTGTCTCTTGTTGATGTTATCTGACCGCTGTTTGTTATATCTCCGCTCTGTGCATAAGAATATATTCCTATTCCGTTTTCTCCCACAGTAATATTACTGCTGTTATCTATTTTACTTCTTTCTCCGTATATTCCCACAGAAAATCTGTTATCCTTATTACTCAGGTCATTCGGATAAGGAATATGAGAGTCTCCCAATACAATTACTGCTGTATTCTTTATATCAGAGCCACTTCCGTATATTCCTACACCGTAACTATGCGATGCTCCGTTTATCTGTCCGTTATTTTCAATTATTCCGTTATTCCCGTACAGATAAATTATCCCGTTTCCTGCTGAGCTTAAAGTTCCGGAGTTCACTATATGTCCGTTATTTGTGTAGAACCCTACCCCTTCTTCCTGTATTGACAATGCTGCCTTGTTATCAAGCTTTGTACCGCTGTCCTTTGCATAACCTATTACACTGCCTGTTCCTGTTGTTATACTTGTTGAGTAGTTTGTTAATACTGCACCGTTATTGGCATATAATGCCACAGCTCCGTTATCTCCCACTGTTATTGATGAACCTGCGTTTATATCCGCTGTTCCGCCTGAAGCATACACCCCTACTGAACCATGTGACAGATTTATTACTGAATTATGATTCAATGTACCGCCGTTTGAGTACAATCCTACGGAATTTGTACCGCCTGTTATTGTTCCGTTATTGGTGATATTTACTCCTGCTGTTCCGTATATTCCTACTGATGCATCTGCTATTGCTCCTGCACTTCCAAGATTAATTGTACTGCTGTTGTCTATATTTATAATTCCAGCAGGAACTCCTGAACTATTTAGTGTTGTCCCGTATATTCCAATTGATTTATCACTTAAAAGACTTATATTATTGCTGTTTTTCAGATTATAGGTACCGCCGTTTTCTGCTTTCAGCACTATTCCTTTGTTCAATGAACCTGACGAGGTAATATTACTTGTATTTTCAATATTGGAATTAATACCCATTATTGCCGCAGAATTTGACCCGTTTATTTCTATGGCTCCGCCGAGGGTATAGTTTACCATTCCTATTGTTACAGGTTCCAGATCAGCATTTTTCAGATAAATCCCTGTAGCATTATTTCCCAGTATTAGTTTTCCCAGTGACTTTATCGCTGACTGCTGTACCGGCCCTGCCTGTGTATTAGTCACATACATTCCTACACCATTATCAAGAACCATGAATTCTTTTGAATTAAAATCTGCTGTACTGTTATCCAGATAGAAACCTATCTTTTCTCCTAATACTGTATTTCCTGCTGCATAATTAACATCTGATTCATTTGAAGCATAAACGAGTATTCCTTTTCCTGTATTAAAACTTCCGCCTGTTATATTAAGTGTACTGTTGTCCAGATAAAATCCAAGCCCGTTTTCTCCTGCTGTTATTGTTCCCCCTGTATTATTTATTACAGATTTTTTACTTCCGTATACTGCTACTGAGTTTCCTGATACTGTATCTCCTACAGTTATATTTCCGGAATTATTTATATTGCTGTTTTCGGCAAATATTCCAAAACTGTCATTCTTCAGCAGTATATCTTTATTATTTGTTATTACTGCCAACGGCACAGGACTTACTATTCCTGTCGATGACAGTTTTGAGTATATTCCAAGGGTATCATTTTCTGCTGAACGAATAATTCCGTTATTTATTATATTTCCGCCTAGCTCAGCTGAATCCAGATATATTCCTATTCCCGATCCCTGTGTTTCTATTATTCCTGTTGCTGTATTTTCTGCTTCTGCTGTTACTAAAGCTGCACTTTCTGCAAGTATTCCTATACCTGAGCTTGTACTGCTGGATTTTCCTGCTTTTATTGTCCCTTCATTTTTTACTCTGGCACCTTCAAGCACTTCTACTCCTATACTTCCCAGAGAGTTAGTCATATCTATTGTTTTTCCTCCTGATATGAACACTTCTTCCGTTCCGCTGGTATATCTCCCCTGTGCCAGTATTCCGTACGTTCCCTGAATGTTATTATTTGTATAAATATTTCCGTTTAATTCTATTCTTCCGCTGACTGCGTGATAACCATAATGTCTCACAGCCGGATCCAAAGTTATATCTTCTGTTATTATCTCCTGTTTATCAGAATAAACAAATCTTTCTACCATTGGATCAAGTCCCAGTTTATCAAGATCACTGTTTGTAATTGCCACTCCGTTTACTGTTACCTGTGAACCTGCCCCTTTCAGAAGGAAAGCTATTCCGTTATTCATGGTAAGAGTACTTGCAGTCAGCGCATTAGACGAATAATCTAAAACTGAATTCTCAAGATAATATCCTATTGATTCTGTATTTGTACTTCCAGAGAAAATAGTTGACTTACTTGGATCTCTTGTTAATGTTCCGCCGTTTTTATATATACCAAGAGAGTTTTCTCCTACCTGTACATTTCCGTTATATGTAATATTTCCTGTGTTTGATCCAAAATATGATGCCACTGTTTTATTTCCTGATGTTACATTAGTATTTACTGTTCCCGTAACTATTGTATCTTCAAGAAACATTCCTACTCCTGCCTGTGTTCCCGGAGCTTCTGTAGTATCACCTATTATAATATCAGAAATCATATTTGATACCTGTGCATTTTTCAGATAAAGACCTATACTGTCATTCCCCAGATTTATATTTCTTGTTCCTGTACCGAAATCCACGATATTATGTCCTGCTGATCCGTTTATATAAATACCGAATGAACTGTCCAGAGCTTTTATATTTATATTTCCTGTATTTTTAAAGCCGCCGTTTCCTATGTATATTCCTGTTGATTTGTTCTTGGCATTCTGCATATCCAGGCCTGCTATTTCTGCATCAACTGCTGCTGCACTTCCATTGGCATAAATACCAATCATGCTGTCTTCGCTTCCTATAAGCGACACACTTCCCACAGACAGTTTCCCTGCTGCTGCACTGCTGCTTTCCTGATAAATACCGGTTTTACCTGCTTTGATACTTCCTGCAGTTATTTCAGAAACATTTTTCCCAAAAATCCCTATTCCTGATTTTTGATATACATGAACATAATCTGCTTTAATTTTACTGTCCTGTGCCGTGGCTCCCTCTAAGAATATACCAAATCCTTCTCCAGCAGCTTCTGCGATTCCTATCATTACATTCCCTGCATCTATTTCTGCTTTATTCGTTATACTTTTTAGTGCTATTCCGCCGGAATTCTGTGTTGCAGTGCTGTTCCCTGCTGATATATTATTTACCTTTATAAGAGAATCATTCTTTATATCCTCAAGATATATTCCGACTCCTCCTGATCCAAGGGCTATATTCGTAAAATCTGAACGGTTTACACTTGTGATTGCATCAGTATATGTAAGAGATTTTCCAAAAATCCCTATATTGTCTTTACCTCCCAGCTCTATATTTACTTTATTTCCTATTTTCAGATCAGACGATTCTGTAACTATACCAAATGCTTCTGCTACTTTCATCGAAGTTATCGGATCTGTCCCTTTTATATTCAAATCATGAATATTTGCTTTTCCATTTTTAAAATATGTTCCTATAGCTTTTTCACCAATTATATTTATATTCCCGGAAATTCCTGTTTTTGATGTTACTGAATCTGTTTTGTCAGAATCTGCATAACTTCCGTATACTCCCACACCCATATTACCTGCTGTACTTCTTATCTCTATATCACCGCTTGATATTAGTGTTATCATATCGGAAGCAGTTCTTCCTACACCGACTACAGCTTTTCCGCCTGTCCCCAATGTTATTTTTCCGGTGTTTACTATAGATCCTGCACTTCCATTTGCTATTGCTTTCTTCTCTACAAATATTCCTATTCCATTCTTTGAATAATTATCACTAATGCCGTTACTTTCTTTATCAGTAATATATCCGCTGTTATACACACTGCTTCCATTACCGTATATTGCTATATACTGCTC
This window encodes:
- a CDS encoding autotransporter domain-containing protein; translated protein: MKKNKKLLVPLLALNAILPAYAQGAAVSESVKYDNMYNKMVKNLEQGKSNQKNYQIIEQILKKRNKELKDLYMQGDYVVKPEYLEWQIFASGFYTEKDRGDRDEYNLSYDSEGNLISNSDQNSSEQKIKDLRTKKYIQIGATIPIKTVADFTINPNVNLTIKDIAPINIQPPVTKIEKAQSISLPNITGPSMTAPALTLTLNPQVNITPPSVNFSFAAGHNAGAPPGPLIGYSNENVAPKNNGIVTSADFSKTVLESTNSVWRFASISTGAGQSKIIASDVTLTARNEKDGNGYFTFENSPGATMISILGTVTILPNSQTNYVVGDTVDGDARATTYNGGTMNIFAAQTHKTLNAGTDTPSGGGAMMYIPTNHTEPNQIISGVNSNKYLINGEGGTINIKGFGNYGILNVNMDHTVRGYGSAGHINDRFGDAANPGKFIPKANGEVDINVILNQGNIVVEKTQGTGNFDSQYGNVALSAFAQEKALEPNLGTPFANYRGMIFDNTTFMYNEGTIKSVSGNNMLMQHKGSGQMINNGVLDIASGQTIGMIRENIGHRGYTVTSSSTTTSHTLWDAANSRARAVNDGIINISTSAKDVLGIKGMGYDGNGIDDNVNSRHLVYNAESKIIVENGDGIVNGIDIDQNDTAGESHNLDIDRSNVNAYGANMGGLVTVKETLDEAKTVTFTLNSKTYSTKDGVIFVGGQNAAGLYAETKNAFTTSGFSGNGLFNPNSSALPDASHIDYAKAVNNIDGKIFVYASGNATGNYSIGIAGQYASLENKGDIFLGLLPQAGTIAGSGDGVKTEKGVTAAQEQYIAIYGNGSSVYNSGYITDKESNGISDNYSKNGIGIFVEKKAIANGSAGSIVNTGKITLGTGGKAVVGVGRTASDMITLISSGDIEIRSTAGNMGVGVYGSYADSDKTDSVTSKTGISGNINIIGEKAIGTYFKNGKANIHDLNIKGTDPITSMKVAEAFGIVTESSDLKIGNKVNIELGGKDNIGIFGKSLTYTDAITSVNRSDFTNIALGSGGVGIYLEDIKNDSLIKVNNISAGNSTATQNSGGIALKSITNKAEIDAGNVMIGIAEAAGEGFGIFLEGATAQDSKIKADYVHVYQKSGIGIFGKNVSEITAGSIKAGKTGIYQESSSAAAGKLSVGSVSLIGSEDSMIGIYANGSAAAVDAEIAGLDMQNAKNKSTGIYIGNGGFKNTGNINIKALDSSFGIYINGSAGHNIVDFGTGTRNINLGNDSIGLYLKNAQVSNMISDIIIGDTTEAPGTQAGVGMFLEDTIVTGTVNTNVTSGNKTVASYFGSNTGNITYNGNVQVGENSLGIYKNGGTLTRDPSKSTIFSGSTNTESIGYYLENSVLDYSSNALTASTLTMNNGIAFLLKGAGSQVTVNGVAITNSDLDKLGLDPMVERFVYSDKQEIITEDITLDPAVRHYGYHAVSGRIELNGNIYTNNNIQGTYGILAQGRYTSGTEEVFISGGKTIDMTNSLGSIGVEVLEGARVKNEGTIKAGKSSSTSSGIGILAESAALVTAEAENTATGIIETQGSGIGIYLDSAELGGNIINNGIIRSAENDTLGIYSKLSSTGIVSPVPLAVITNNKDILLKNDSFGIFAENSNINNSGNITVGDTVSGNSVAVYGSKKSVINNTGGTITAGENGLGFYLDNSTLNITGGSFNTGKGILVYASNESDVNYAAGNTVLGEKIGFYLDNSTADFNSKEFMVLDNGVGMYVTNTQAGPVQQSAIKSLGKLILGNNATGIYLKNADLEPVTIGMVNYTLGGAIEINGSNSAAIMGINSNIENTSNITSSGSLNKGIVLKAENGGTYNLKNSNNISLLSDKSIGIYGTTLNSSGVPAGIINIDNSSTINLGSAGAIADASVGIYGTAGVNITNNGTITGGTNSVGLYSNGGTLNHNSVINLSHGSVGVYASGGTADINAGSSITVGDNGAVALYANNGAVLTNYSTSITTGTGSVIGYAKDSGTKLDNKAALSIQEEGVGFYTNNGHIVNSGTLSSAGNGIIYLYGNNGIIENNGQINGASHSYGVGIYGSGSDIKNTAVIVLGDSHIPYPNDLSNKDNRFSVGIYGERSKIDNSSNITVGENGIGIYSYAQSGDITNSGQITSTRDKAIGIFSEVGKNSRVVNNGLIDLAGNSVIGVAINKGGILDNHGTIKVNGNESIAVLAESNSVVNNYNTIDVSGTNSVAVVLKDKSTFINHSGATLILGSGSLGILADGTSSSNISAGSLSDSSITLPSLASVPIYEAPQIINSGIIKVEGNFEVPYDGVVKVKVDPDSIRELTHAEKVSSGYDLLDLENVILISNAVKYQADSFNVKDVTVTSDFTEGTNALTYKLENVFMPGTSSAGVTSGIASVYSESYTWDAIPVTNADGNVDIWMKKIAYKDLMEGEWYEEFGSAMDEKYAGSTGDAGNIFDKIDRIKNGNDFKTIMESLGGNIYANINEREDDIARAFENSLSLLQNSHNNTKENMKVNVIAAKGKTTEDTQGVTGYDYEMAGVLALREVERTYKHTFGYSLGYMHTDFEFKDGMNSEELVDTLQIGGHNKYKSNGWVLRNDLTGRVSFHNIDRNINWPSPYGRSELNGSYETYSITSNNILGKELNIGKNTSITPYGGLRAMYVTRPDFEEKGLEKLEVEGNDAWSVKPKLGVELKTSIPLGNLNAWKLKGALDLGYEYELANLNEREKARLVAIEDGYHKLAKPDEEKGAFRGGASIGVEVEDRYGIFLTGEYKAGNDKQNDYRAGLVLKAVF
- a CDS encoding lytic transglycosylase domain-containing protein produces the protein MTKRILILFFISFFSFSGENEMITYMKKNNSRLSEKEARDIYKNVVQFTTEYDFDPILVFSVMKTESNFRHSTVSTAGAKGLMQLMPENFDEFNVDNTVKGNIKGGVKHLKRDYDNTQDITKTLVCYNAGCGRLRNDAWRRIKETRNYVKKINDVYPEIKNLYYTNVENPFSSNTVEKSLSVIENYKIAVDVKNEKIPENKEYKYWKESYI
- a CDS encoding aldo/keto reductase; this encodes MEYVKLGNTGLDVSRLCLGCMSFGDSEAWVHKWLLNEEDSRPIIKKALDLGINFFDTANVYSLGKSEEILGRALKDYANRDEIVIATKIHGKMHDGPNGSGLSRKAVMSEIDKSLKRLGTDYVDLYIIHRWDYNTPIEETMEALHDIVKAGKVRYIGASAMYAWQFQKALHVAEKNGWTRFVSMQNHLNLIYREEEREMIPLCKEEKIALTPYSPLASGRLTRDLSEATKRSETDQIAISKYGSTEDADRLIIERLAAVAERRGVPRIHVALAWLLQKEPVTIPIIGATKFSHLEDAIPALSLKLEPEEIAFMEEPYIPHKVIGAV
- a CDS encoding DUF1214 domain-containing protein, which encodes MTVNMIKKQKFAVNNIWKVFLMILMLLITIPGFAAVKPSEQEIKDGYLYMIGRYIVIRQENQDINVEKVGYNKIKYNPLGSAEFVNPNMDVAYLESWIAVDKDHAVIMNVPEIKGRYYTVQVLNGWGEVVTNINERNYPNHPYGKFAFVLKGSNPKNVPKDAQKIEIPFNKVKVLARVELQKTPEEAEKLQKEFTLDVPEGIKIDPPLAITNFTNAKPIGSDIFLNVDKVLASYPDVMPSAAQYQKTVKNISGYMQSSAEAKKYVSDIVDTKIIPEFLEMTKKGSGSEKNGWIVSYVMGNFGDDYIARDIVNYAGLWGNTAKEAIYFVGVEEGTTKQPLNGSNTYQITFPKGALPESEVDAFWSVTLYGTPDYRLVQNPINKYGINNVTGVKTNKDGSLTIWIAPTQPKGVPESNWLPSASGKGFALTLRLYVPKQDVLNQTWYPPVIKQVK
- a CDS encoding flavodoxin; translated protein: MDKKILIAYYSYSGNTGEIASFIQKHTEGTLFEIIPVIPYPLGYNETVKLTKLEIKAGIKPELKTKINNVESYDTIFIGSPNWWSTIAPPIASFLSEYDLSGKIIIPFCTHGGGGHGSIFRDIALLCPHSDILNGFEVFGKGNSTGSDKILSWLNEIGIN